From one Bradysia coprophila strain Holo2 unplaced genomic scaffold, BU_Bcop_v1 contig_248, whole genome shotgun sequence genomic stretch:
- the LOC119078251 gene encoding rab11 family-interacting protein 3 isoform X9: MDDDAYDDDIVDDFLAELTVVKVKLVYLLEILQRQVTNLADSQNTVDDRTSRTKTEHAVLQARYHMLEEQLRDVELRADERILEEQKRHKELLSRVEREAILQNENCQIKIRTIEIEAKALKEENQRLRDQCTKQAYDLQVLEEKLESVRDNFIASQEEVLQAKHNEKKCLQDKLAAEDLMVELGKEVERLRSENLPALPTTSPEAIRLEELHQEMEDLRHAKKLLEEQNEELHAMVLNKGVEEGRHLLNGTSNSLAFELGEMNNREGSSTLASLTELQTAYQDKEDENQRLKHYIDTILLNIVENYPQLLEVKAMDSGKQ, from the exons ATGGATGATGATGCATACGATGATGATATTGTTGATGATTTTCTAGCTGAACTCACGGtcgttaaagttaaattaGTTTATTTG TTAGAGATTCTTCAGCGCCAAGTAACAAATTTAGCAGACAGTCAAAACACCGTTGACGATCGAACGAGTCGAACCAAAACTGAACATGCTGTACTCCAGGCTCGGTATCACATGCTGGAGGAGCAACTGCGAGAC GTTGAACTGCGAGCCGACGAACGTATTCTGGAGGAGCAGAAACGGCACAAAGAACTGCTATCTCGAGTAGAACGTGAAGCCATATTGCAGAATGAGAATTGTCAGATCAAAATTAGAACAATAGAAATTGAAGCCAAAGCACTGAAAGAGGAG AATCAAAGATTACGTGATCAATGTACGAAGCAAGCCTATGACCTGCAAGTGTTGGAAGAGAAACTGGAATCGGTTCGAGACAATTTCATTGCATCGCAAGAGGAAGTGCTCCAAGCCAAACACAACGAGAAGAAATGTTTGCAAGACAAACTGGCCGCCGAAGATTTAATGGTCGAATTGGGCAAAGAAGTTGAACGGCTGCGATCGGAAAATTTACCTGCGTTACCAACCACTTCACCGGAAGCGATTCGCTTGGAAGAATTGCACCAAGAGATGGAGGATCTTAGGCATGCCAAGAAAT tATTGGAAGAGCAGAACGAAGAATTACACGCAATGGTTCTGAACAAAGGCGTCGAAGAAGGACGGCATCTGTTAAATGGTACTTCCAATAGTCTTGCCTTCGAGCTTGGCGAAATGAATAACAGAGAG GGCTCGAGTACTCTTGCATCCCTTACCGAG CTGCAAACCGCCTACCAGGACAAAGAGGACGAAAACCAACGTTTAAAGCACTACATCGACACCATATTACTGAACATCGTCGAGAACTATCCACAATTGTTGGAAGTGAAAGCAATGGATAGCGGCAAGCAATAA
- the LOC119078251 gene encoding rab11 family-interacting protein 3 isoform X10 yields MYSDVSLEDVQDLNHKLEILQRQVTNLADSQNTVDDRTSRTKTEHAVLQARYHMLEEQLRDVELRADERILEEQKRHKELLSRVEREAILQNENCQIKIRTIEIEAKALKEENQRLRDQCTKQAYDLQVLEEKLESVRDNFIASQEEVLQAKHNEKKCLQDKLAAEDLMVELGKEVERLRSENLPALPTTSPEAIRLEELHQEMEDLRHAKKLLEEQNEELHAMVLNKGVEEGRHLLNGTSNSLAFELGEMNNREGSSTLASLTELQTAYQDKEDENQRLKHYIDTILLNIVENYPQLLEVKAMDSGKQ; encoded by the exons TTAGAGATTCTTCAGCGCCAAGTAACAAATTTAGCAGACAGTCAAAACACCGTTGACGATCGAACGAGTCGAACCAAAACTGAACATGCTGTACTCCAGGCTCGGTATCACATGCTGGAGGAGCAACTGCGAGAC GTTGAACTGCGAGCCGACGAACGTATTCTGGAGGAGCAGAAACGGCACAAAGAACTGCTATCTCGAGTAGAACGTGAAGCCATATTGCAGAATGAGAATTGTCAGATCAAAATTAGAACAATAGAAATTGAAGCCAAAGCACTGAAAGAGGAG AATCAAAGATTACGTGATCAATGTACGAAGCAAGCCTATGACCTGCAAGTGTTGGAAGAGAAACTGGAATCGGTTCGAGACAATTTCATTGCATCGCAAGAGGAAGTGCTCCAAGCCAAACACAACGAGAAGAAATGTTTGCAAGACAAACTGGCCGCCGAAGATTTAATGGTCGAATTGGGCAAAGAAGTTGAACGGCTGCGATCGGAAAATTTACCTGCGTTACCAACCACTTCACCGGAAGCGATTCGCTTGGAAGAATTGCACCAAGAGATGGAGGATCTTAGGCATGCCAAGAAAT tATTGGAAGAGCAGAACGAAGAATTACACGCAATGGTTCTGAACAAAGGCGTCGAAGAAGGACGGCATCTGTTAAATGGTACTTCCAATAGTCTTGCCTTCGAGCTTGGCGAAATGAATAACAGAGAG GGCTCGAGTACTCTTGCATCCCTTACCGAG CTGCAAACCGCCTACCAGGACAAAGAGGACGAAAACCAACGTTTAAAGCACTACATCGACACCATATTACTGAACATCGTCGAGAACTATCCACAATTGTTGGAAGTGAAAGCAATGGATAGCGGCAAGCAATAA
- the LOC119078251 gene encoding rab11 family-interacting protein 3 isoform X11 → MYSDVSLEDVQDLNHKLEILQRQVTNLADSQNTVDDRTSRTKTEHAVLQARYHMLEEQLRDVELRADERILEEQKRHKELLSRVEREAILQNENCQIKIRTIEIEAKALKEENQRLRDQCTKQAYDLQVLEEKLESVRDNFIASQEEVLQAKHNEKKCLQDKLAAEDLMVELGKEVERLRSENLPALPTTSPEAIRLEELHQEMEDLRHAKKLLEEQNEELHAMVLNKGVEEGRHLLNGTSNSLAFELGEMNNRELQTAYQDKEDENQRLKHYIDTILLNIVENYPQLLEVKAMDSGKQ, encoded by the exons TTAGAGATTCTTCAGCGCCAAGTAACAAATTTAGCAGACAGTCAAAACACCGTTGACGATCGAACGAGTCGAACCAAAACTGAACATGCTGTACTCCAGGCTCGGTATCACATGCTGGAGGAGCAACTGCGAGAC GTTGAACTGCGAGCCGACGAACGTATTCTGGAGGAGCAGAAACGGCACAAAGAACTGCTATCTCGAGTAGAACGTGAAGCCATATTGCAGAATGAGAATTGTCAGATCAAAATTAGAACAATAGAAATTGAAGCCAAAGCACTGAAAGAGGAG AATCAAAGATTACGTGATCAATGTACGAAGCAAGCCTATGACCTGCAAGTGTTGGAAGAGAAACTGGAATCGGTTCGAGACAATTTCATTGCATCGCAAGAGGAAGTGCTCCAAGCCAAACACAACGAGAAGAAATGTTTGCAAGACAAACTGGCCGCCGAAGATTTAATGGTCGAATTGGGCAAAGAAGTTGAACGGCTGCGATCGGAAAATTTACCTGCGTTACCAACCACTTCACCGGAAGCGATTCGCTTGGAAGAATTGCACCAAGAGATGGAGGATCTTAGGCATGCCAAGAAAT tATTGGAAGAGCAGAACGAAGAATTACACGCAATGGTTCTGAACAAAGGCGTCGAAGAAGGACGGCATCTGTTAAATGGTACTTCCAATAGTCTTGCCTTCGAGCTTGGCGAAATGAATAACAGAGAG CTGCAAACCGCCTACCAGGACAAAGAGGACGAAAACCAACGTTTAAAGCACTACATCGACACCATATTACTGAACATCGTCGAGAACTATCCACAATTGTTGGAAGTGAAAGCAATGGATAGCGGCAAGCAATAA
- the LOC119078251 gene encoding rab11 family-interacting protein 3 isoform X2: MTTSEAPSQPESLDLDYDDWEGQFEFVGSSNNNSAKCVNDDDLNLSVYVPSKQPILFDEETFLSLQPHDFEHDTDELPPISGYFIENALQSTNGDVNADSIKIGKDSLNNKFTAAKYNNLSVEDINLKNNRICEEFKMKGLKPNNVNSGNANAADLCDNLTEQLEILQRQVTNLADSQNTVDDRTSRTKTEHAVLQARYHMLEEQLRDVELRADERILEEQKRHKELLSRVEREAILQNENCQIKIRTIEIEAKALKEENQRLRDQCTKQAYDLQVLEEKLESVRDNFIASQEEVLQAKHNEKKCLQDKLAAEDLMVELGKEVERLRSENLPALPTTSPEAIRLEELHQEMEDLRHAKKLLEEQNEELHAMVLNKGVEEGRHLLNGTSNSLAFELGEMNNREGSSTLASLTELQTAYQDKEDENQRLKHYIDTILLNIVENYPQLLEVKAMDSGKQ, translated from the exons atgacaacatCCGAAGCGCCTAGTCAACCGGAAAGTCTTGATCTTGATTACGACGATTGGGAAGGTCAATTCGAATTTGTCGGTTCATCGAACAACAATTctgcaaaatgtgtaaacgACGACGATTTGAATTTAAGTGTTTATGTGCCAAGCAAGCAGCCAATTCTATTCGATGAAGAGACTTTTTTGAGTTTACAACCGCATGATTTTGAACATGATACGGATGAGTTGCCGCCGATTTCCGgttatttcattgaaaatgcaCTACAATCGACCAATGGTGATGTGAATgctgattcaattaaaatcggTAAAGACTCACTGAACAATAAATTCACCGCTGCCaaatacaataatttaagTGTCGAAgacattaatttgaaaaataatcggATTTGTGAGGAGTTTAAGATGAAAGGATTGAAGCCGAACAACGTGAATAGTGGCAACGCTAATGCTGCCGATTTATGTGACAATTTAACCGAGCAA TTAGAGATTCTTCAGCGCCAAGTAACAAATTTAGCAGACAGTCAAAACACCGTTGACGATCGAACGAGTCGAACCAAAACTGAACATGCTGTACTCCAGGCTCGGTATCACATGCTGGAGGAGCAACTGCGAGAC GTTGAACTGCGAGCCGACGAACGTATTCTGGAGGAGCAGAAACGGCACAAAGAACTGCTATCTCGAGTAGAACGTGAAGCCATATTGCAGAATGAGAATTGTCAGATCAAAATTAGAACAATAGAAATTGAAGCCAAAGCACTGAAAGAGGAG AATCAAAGATTACGTGATCAATGTACGAAGCAAGCCTATGACCTGCAAGTGTTGGAAGAGAAACTGGAATCGGTTCGAGACAATTTCATTGCATCGCAAGAGGAAGTGCTCCAAGCCAAACACAACGAGAAGAAATGTTTGCAAGACAAACTGGCCGCCGAAGATTTAATGGTCGAATTGGGCAAAGAAGTTGAACGGCTGCGATCGGAAAATTTACCTGCGTTACCAACCACTTCACCGGAAGCGATTCGCTTGGAAGAATTGCACCAAGAGATGGAGGATCTTAGGCATGCCAAGAAAT tATTGGAAGAGCAGAACGAAGAATTACACGCAATGGTTCTGAACAAAGGCGTCGAAGAAGGACGGCATCTGTTAAATGGTACTTCCAATAGTCTTGCCTTCGAGCTTGGCGAAATGAATAACAGAGAG GGCTCGAGTACTCTTGCATCCCTTACCGAG CTGCAAACCGCCTACCAGGACAAAGAGGACGAAAACCAACGTTTAAAGCACTACATCGACACCATATTACTGAACATCGTCGAGAACTATCCACAATTGTTGGAAGTGAAAGCAATGGATAGCGGCAAGCAATAA
- the LOC119078251 gene encoding rab11 family-interacting protein 3 isoform X5, with amino-acid sequence MTTSEAPSQPESLDLDYDDWEGQFEFVGSSNNNSAKCVNDDDLNLSVYVPSKQPILFDEETFLSLQPHDFEHDTDELPPISGYFIENALQSTNGDVNADSIKIGKDSLNNKFTAAKYNNLSVEDINLKNNRICEEFKMKGLKPNNVNSGNANAADLCDNLTEQLEILQRQVTNLADSQNTVDDRTSRTKTEHAVLQARYHMLEEQLRDVELRADERILEEQKRHKELLSRVEREAILQNENCQIKIRTIEIEAKALKEENQRLRDQCTKQAYDLQVLEEKLESVRDNFIASQEEVLQAKHNEKKCLQDKLAAEDLMVELGKEVERLRSENLPALPTTSPEAIRLEELHQEMEDLRHAKKLLEEQNEELHAMVLNKGVEEGRHLLNGTSNSLAFELGEMNNRELQTAYQDKEDENQRLKHYIDTILLNIVENYPQLLEVKAMDSGKQ; translated from the exons atgacaacatCCGAAGCGCCTAGTCAACCGGAAAGTCTTGATCTTGATTACGACGATTGGGAAGGTCAATTCGAATTTGTCGGTTCATCGAACAACAATTctgcaaaatgtgtaaacgACGACGATTTGAATTTAAGTGTTTATGTGCCAAGCAAGCAGCCAATTCTATTCGATGAAGAGACTTTTTTGAGTTTACAACCGCATGATTTTGAACATGATACGGATGAGTTGCCGCCGATTTCCGgttatttcattgaaaatgcaCTACAATCGACCAATGGTGATGTGAATgctgattcaattaaaatcggTAAAGACTCACTGAACAATAAATTCACCGCTGCCaaatacaataatttaagTGTCGAAgacattaatttgaaaaataatcggATTTGTGAGGAGTTTAAGATGAAAGGATTGAAGCCGAACAACGTGAATAGTGGCAACGCTAATGCTGCCGATTTATGTGACAATTTAACCGAGCAA TTAGAGATTCTTCAGCGCCAAGTAACAAATTTAGCAGACAGTCAAAACACCGTTGACGATCGAACGAGTCGAACCAAAACTGAACATGCTGTACTCCAGGCTCGGTATCACATGCTGGAGGAGCAACTGCGAGAC GTTGAACTGCGAGCCGACGAACGTATTCTGGAGGAGCAGAAACGGCACAAAGAACTGCTATCTCGAGTAGAACGTGAAGCCATATTGCAGAATGAGAATTGTCAGATCAAAATTAGAACAATAGAAATTGAAGCCAAAGCACTGAAAGAGGAG AATCAAAGATTACGTGATCAATGTACGAAGCAAGCCTATGACCTGCAAGTGTTGGAAGAGAAACTGGAATCGGTTCGAGACAATTTCATTGCATCGCAAGAGGAAGTGCTCCAAGCCAAACACAACGAGAAGAAATGTTTGCAAGACAAACTGGCCGCCGAAGATTTAATGGTCGAATTGGGCAAAGAAGTTGAACGGCTGCGATCGGAAAATTTACCTGCGTTACCAACCACTTCACCGGAAGCGATTCGCTTGGAAGAATTGCACCAAGAGATGGAGGATCTTAGGCATGCCAAGAAAT tATTGGAAGAGCAGAACGAAGAATTACACGCAATGGTTCTGAACAAAGGCGTCGAAGAAGGACGGCATCTGTTAAATGGTACTTCCAATAGTCTTGCCTTCGAGCTTGGCGAAATGAATAACAGAGAG CTGCAAACCGCCTACCAGGACAAAGAGGACGAAAACCAACGTTTAAAGCACTACATCGACACCATATTACTGAACATCGTCGAGAACTATCCACAATTGTTGGAAGTGAAAGCAATGGATAGCGGCAAGCAATAA